TGGTAGTATCGTCGGGTTGTCCCCAACTCTATTGTTGTTTCTGTGAGGATTGTTCGATGGCGAAGCGCTGTGACGTGTGTGGTAAAGGGCCGAAGACCGGCAACAACGTCAGCCACGCGATGAATAAGACCCGCCGTCGCTGGCTGCCGAATCTGCAGTCGGTGCGGGTCGTCGTTCGCGGCACCCACAGTACCGCCAAGGTCTGCACCTCGTGCCTGCGCTCCAAGCGGGTCACGCGCGCGGTCTAGAGCTTAGGCTCACATAGCCTTTCGAACGGCGGCCCGCCACGCGGGTCGCCGTTTTTTGTATTGCGCAGAAGCCGCCCGGTTGTTTGGCAGCTGGGCGTGTCGCCAGCACGCGCTGATCCCCCGTTCGTCTTGGCGGTAAGGCGCCGACGCGGGAAGAGAACGGTAGGAGCCCGGCGATTCGTTACCCGGCTCGGCTCTCTGATGAAAGCGTGGTAGAATCATGGCGATGACGGCACAACCGTTGGGGCCGCGCGTCTCCCGGCTCGAAGGAGCCTTCGAGCAACTCGACCAGCGCCTGGGCGACCTGCGCTCCAATTTGGATGCGCGCTTCGCTCAAGTCGACGTTCGTTTTATTCAGGTGGAGAACCGCCTCGACGGGCTCGACCGCAAAATCGACGGCCTGCGATCGGACGTCGACCAGAAGTTCCTCTGGATGATGGGCATCATGTTCGGAAGCTGGGTCACCATCATTCTGGCGATCTTCTTCCATCGCTGACACGCGATCGCGTACAGGAGCGACCAGGCTCCTGGTTGCACTTTCCGTTGGCAATGAACTTGCTCCGCATGGGGACCACGAAGACCCTCTTCGCCTCGCTCTTAGTCGCGGGAGTCGCCTTAACTGCCTGTGGCGGCGGGGGCGGTGGAGGCGGCAACCCCATCCCGCTTGCGACCAACACGCCGGCCTCGGGCCCGACGGCTTGCCCTGCCGGCTACACCGGCACGGCCCCCAACTGTACGCCCGCGCAGACCTCTTCGGTGACGACGGCGACGGGCACCGTCGTTGATGACGGCACGGGCGCGCCGCTCGCCGGCGTCCCGGTCAAGCTGGAGCCGTGGGCTCCGTGCGGCGCAACCCCTCCACCAACCTCGATCACACCGGAGAGCGATGGCTGCCCAACGCCTCTCCCCTCGCCCCAGGCGACCACGGCCGCAAACGGTACGTTCACCCTCGGTAATGCGCCCAACGGGCACTATCTGCTCGTGATCGGTACCGATTCGGCCGCCTCCACCGGCACGGTGCAAGCGACGGTACATGACAACATCACCCTCACCGGCGGCCCGCAGGCGCTCAAAGCCCCGACGCTGCCCCCGGTGCCGACTGTAACCCCGCCCGCATGGGAAACCAACGGCGACTACCGGATCGCCACGCTGAACGCCACGACCGAGCTACCGTGCTTCCAAGCATGGCAAAGCGAACGCGCCACCAACGGGCTGGCGGCCGGAACGAATGACGAATGGCTGCTGGAAAACGTGCGGGCCATCAATGCATATTCACAGACTGCGGGAAGCGCCTCGGCGCCTTGGCCGGGCAATGCTAACGGCACGGTCACGAGTGGCAGCGACGAGGTTAGCGGCGGGTCCGCGTGCTCGGATATGGTTAACCCGTCCTTCACAGCCGGGGTAAACGCTTACGCCACCGATCCGCGTTCTGAATGGTTCGCTGGGCAGTATGTATATGCGACGGGATTGGGAGTCGGCGAGTTTCCGATCGACCCGCGCTCGTTCACCGATCCCAACGTGCCGGTCTGGCCGTAGTCCATGCTGGCGATCAAAGTTCGGGTAATCCTTCGATGGCTTCGCGAAGATGGCTGGTTGCTCGAACGGCAACCGGGGACGAGCCATCGTCAGTTCCGGCATGCCACGAAACCGGGAATAGTTACGGTGAACGGGAACAACAACGACGACATTTTTGGCGGCCTGCTCGATAGTATCGCGAGACAGGCCGGATGGGCGAAAGCCGACTTGAGGGTTCGCAAGTGAAATACGCCGTCGTCATTGAGAAGGGGCCCCACAACTACGGAGCCTACGTTCCCGACCTTCCCGGCTGCGTCGCAACCGCCAAAACAGCGGAGCTTGTTCAACAGCGGATCGAAGCGGCGATCGTAGCTCATGTATCCTTGCTTCGCGAGCGTGGGGAATCGGTCCCAGCGCCCACGACGATCGCCATATATGCGAGCGTCGCGTGAGCCGGTGCATCGCGTTCTCGCGTTAGTGATTCGGTGGCCCACCACCGCCATTCAGTTTGCAGATGCGTTTTTCTGCAGGCGTCGGTGTCGGCCCGATAAGCGGGACTGCCGAGGCGACGCTTTCGTTTGGCACGCCTAATCCAGCAAGATTGCCCTGCGTGATATTGTAGGGCCCCGGCACGTCTATCGGGTTCGGCAACCCGCCATAGAAGTACCATTGCGCGTATATCCCCGTATAGCTACCGACGAAAGATTCCGTGCACGTCGTCATATCCGTATATTCGAAGCCCAGGGTTGTGCCGTGAGGAACGTACGCAAAGTGCGCTACCCATTGGCCCGTATCATCAACAAACGGCGGTTCGCACCAATGCGTAATGAATCCGAAGATATCCGTCGATTGACAATTCGTCTTCCAGAAATACAGGTCATAGCAGTACCCGTTTACCCCGAGCCATGAATTGCCGCTATTCGGGCACGACTGCTGAACCACGACGTGGGTAAGTCCGTGGTCGATCGCCGGTGACGTTACACCATCGGTAATGCCGATGCTGCAGCCGACGTTGCCCGTCGGCGTGCTTCCAGCGGTTAGCGGCAACGCCGTCTCCCAAATATTGCGCGGCGGGCTAGTTGGATACCACGCACCAGGCGAAACGTAGGAGTTGCAGTTGATGGGCATACTGAAAGTCTTTGGTTGTCCGCTCGGCTCCCATAGCGCGATTCTTGCGCTTGCTGTCGGGACTCCGCCTGAAAGGTAGCATCCGCTCGCATCAACGCTAATACCGAGCGCCGCCGCGGCGGCTGGTTCAGGAAGATCCGGTATCGTCGAACCGAATTTATAGGCGAACGCGTAACAATTCGCGGTTCCGGCGTTTGCAACGCCGCCTCCTAGCGCTCGATTGAGGATCTCCGCAAGATCGAAACCCGTATCGCGAACGTACGCCAGGGGCGCTCCATTTGCGCCCATGGTGATTTGCTGGGGCCAGCTTTGCATCGGTTGGGGAGGTTTGGCGATGCCGATCGCGATCGTTACCGGCGGCTCGCCCGCGTATTGGCTTGCGATGACGATCGCGCAGGCGCCGCCGGCGTTATAGCCGCTCGCCGCAACCACCGGGTCGACGCCGAGTTGCACGATCGCGGTATCGCTCCACGCGCTCGGAGCACTCTGCGATACCCAGCGCGTGCGCGCGATGCCGGCGCACGTGTCGGAGAGTACGTTCGGCCGCAACGCCTCATTGTCGTCGGACTTCTGCAACGACACTAAACGTTCGCCGTGGCCGGTCGGCGCCGGCCATGCAAGCGTCGCCGGCGATGCCGTTAACGCGCCCCGCACGTGAACGCTCGCCACCGCGTGTTGCGCGTATGCGTCGACGATATCGAGGCTGCAACCGCCCGCGTTCGACGGGGCGATCGGAAACGGCGCGGGCGCGTCGTTCATACTCTGCGCGGAGCTCGGATACGAATACGGCGTACCGCCAGGCGGCGGCGGTGCGAGGCTCGTTTCGCTCGCAT
Above is a window of Candidatus Dormiibacterota bacterium DNA encoding:
- a CDS encoding type II toxin-antitoxin system HicA family toxin, whose product is MLAIKVRVILRWLREDGWLLERQPGTSHRQFRHATKPGIVTVNGNNNDDIFGGLLDSIARQAGWAKADLRVRK
- a CDS encoding prepilin-type N-terminal cleavage/methylation domain-containing protein, whose translation is MHSGERGFTLIEMLVAVGIIMLLAVAGGVWTLAMRPGALRSSVDGYDASIAAALALASTSGNGATLVFLPRTDGRGGALPGFTLDVYSGRPNADGAVHPSGTMRVAGDASVSEKTLGKPPFALFLSSTGRPTGVAAYPAIDASGHPSFTTIAVQPPCPAGGLLLAFAVPAGARDTRSLPCGTSAAASAAPNASPTPSAPLLTPAALIFDWPSAPKQILNATEWGYTHWFASATGFGCSGGGAAGYANVPLPYQVPHDASETSLAPPPPGGTPYSYPSSAQSMNDAPAPFPIAPSNAGGCSLDIVDAYAQHAVASVHVRGALTASPATLAWPAPTGHGERLVSLQKSDDNEALRPNVLSDTCAGIARTRWVSQSAPSAWSDTAIVQLGVDPVVAASGYNAGGACAIVIASQYAGEPPVTIAIGIAKPPQPMQSWPQQITMGANGAPLAYVRDTGFDLAEILNRALGGGVANAGTANCYAFAYKFGSTIPDLPEPAAAAALGISVDASGCYLSGGVPTASARIALWEPSGQPKTFSMPINCNSYVSPGAWYPTSPPRNIWETALPLTAGSTPTGNVGCSIGITDGVTSPAIDHGLTHVVVQQSCPNSGNSWLGVNGYCYDLYFWKTNCQSTDIFGFITHWCEPPFVDDTGQWVAHFAYVPHGTTLGFEYTDMTTCTESFVGSYTGIYAQWYFYGGLPNPIDVPGPYNITQGNLAGLGVPNESVASAVPLIGPTPTPAEKRICKLNGGGGPPNH
- a CDS encoding type II toxin-antitoxin system HicB family antitoxin → MKYAVVIEKGPHNYGAYVPDLPGCVATAKTAELVQQRIEAAIVAHVSLLRERGESVPAPTTIAIYASVA
- the rpmB gene encoding 50S ribosomal protein L28; amino-acid sequence: MAKRCDVCGKGPKTGNNVSHAMNKTRRRWLPNLQSVRVVVRGTHSTAKVCTSCLRSKRVTRAV